In Comamonadaceae bacterium OS-1, a single window of DNA contains:
- the crcB gene encoding putative fluoride ion transporter CrcB — MDALQLGRSLLAISVGASLGAILRWGLGLAFNAVYPSIPPGTWLANMLGGYLIGVAVAYFADHGGLPPEWRLLVITGFLGGLTTFSTFSAEVVTLVQQGRMLWAGLAISVHVVGSLLMTLLGMATVGWVKTF; from the coding sequence ATGGACGCCCTCCAACTAGGCCGCTCGCTGCTGGCCATCTCCGTAGGGGCTTCCCTGGGGGCCATCCTGCGCTGGGGCCTGGGCCTGGCCTTCAATGCCGTGTATCCCAGCATCCCGCCGGGCACCTGGCTGGCCAATATGCTGGGCGGCTACCTGATCGGTGTGGCCGTGGCCTACTTTGCCGACCATGGCGGCTTGCCACCCGAATGGAGGCTGCTGGTGATCACCGGCTTTCTGGGCGGCCTGACCACTTTTTCCACCTTCTCCGCCGAGGTGGTCACCCTGGTCCAGCAGGGCCGTATGCTGTGGGCCGGGCTGGCCATCTCGGTCCACGTGGTGGGCTCCCTGCTGATGACCTTGCTGGGCATGGCCACCGTGGGCTGGGTCAAAACCTTTTAA
- the eutB gene encoding ethanolamine ammonia-lyase heavy chain, which yields MPQFVHTVGAHTYRFRDLRDLLAKATPLRSGDVLAGVAAGNAQERVAAQMALADLPLATFLNLQVVPYESDEVTRLIIDSHDAAAFAPIRHLTVGDFRNWLLSDAVDSATLAVVAPGITPEMAAAVSKIMRNQDLILVAKKCRVITAFRNTIGLEQRLSTRLQPNHPTDDTSGIAASVLDGLLYGSGDAVIGINPATDNVPQVVKIVTMLDAIIQRYEIPTQSCVLTHVTNTLQAIERGAPVDLVFQSIAGTEAANRSFGINLALLAEARSAALSLHRGTVGDNVMYFETGQGSALSANAHHGMDQQTCEARAYAVARAFQPLLVNTVVGFIGPEYLFDGKQIIRAGLEDHFCAKLLGLPMGCDVCYTNHAEADQNDMDVLLTLLGAAGCNFVMGIPGSDDIMLNYQTTSFHDALYVRRLLGLRPAPEFEAWLHRMQIFEGDGVAQLGAALPEPFAQALLAMG from the coding sequence ATGCCCCAGTTTGTCCACACGGTCGGTGCCCACACCTACCGCTTCCGCGATCTCCGTGACCTGCTCGCCAAGGCCACGCCCCTGCGCTCGGGCGACGTGCTCGCGGGCGTGGCGGCGGGCAATGCGCAAGAGCGGGTGGCGGCGCAGATGGCCCTGGCCGATCTGCCGCTGGCCACCTTCTTGAACCTGCAGGTGGTGCCCTACGAGAGCGATGAAGTCACCCGCCTGATCATCGACAGCCATGATGCCGCCGCCTTCGCCCCCATCCGCCACCTCACCGTGGGCGACTTCCGCAACTGGCTGCTGAGCGACGCGGTGGACAGCGCCACGCTGGCCGTGGTGGCCCCCGGCATCACCCCCGAAATGGCGGCCGCGGTGAGCAAGATCATGCGCAACCAGGATTTGATTCTGGTGGCCAAGAAGTGCCGCGTCATCACCGCGTTTCGCAACACCATCGGGCTGGAGCAGCGCCTGTCCACCCGGCTGCAGCCCAACCACCCCACCGACGACACCAGCGGCATTGCCGCCAGCGTGCTCGACGGCCTGCTCTACGGCAGCGGCGACGCGGTGATCGGCATCAACCCCGCCACTGACAACGTGCCCCAGGTGGTGAAGATCGTAACCATGCTGGACGCCATCATCCAGCGCTACGAGATTCCCACGCAAAGCTGCGTGCTGACCCACGTGACCAACACCTTGCAGGCCATAGAGCGCGGCGCGCCGGTGGACCTGGTGTTCCAGTCCATCGCGGGCACCGAGGCGGCCAACCGCAGCTTTGGCATCAACCTGGCGTTGCTGGCCGAAGCCCGCAGCGCCGCCCTGTCGCTGCACCGTGGCACGGTGGGCGACAACGTGATGTACTTTGAAACCGGCCAGGGCAGCGCCCTGTCGGCCAACGCCCACCATGGCATGGACCAGCAGACCTGCGAGGCCCGTGCCTATGCCGTGGCGCGCGCGTTCCAGCCGCTGCTGGTGAACACCGTGGTCGGCTTCATCGGCCCCGAGTACCTGTTTGACGGCAAGCAAATCATCCGCGCCGGGCTGGAAGACCACTTCTGCGCCAAGCTGCTGGGCCTGCCCATGGGCTGCGACGTTTGCTACACCAACCACGCCGAAGCCGACCAGAACGACATGGACGTGCTGCTCACCCTGCTGGGTGCGGCGGGCTGCAACTTTGTGATGGGCATCCCCGGCTCGGACGACATCATGCTGAACTACCAGACCACCTCGTTCCACGACGCGCTGTACGTGCGCCGCCTGCTGGGCCTGCGCCCCGCGCCCGAGTTCGAAGCCTGGCTGCACCGCATGCAAATTTTTGAAGGTGACGGTGTGGCCCAGCTCGGCGCGGCCCTGCCCGAACCATTTGCCCAAGCCTTGTTGGCAATGGGCTAA
- the rutC gene encoding putative aminoacrylate peracid reductase RutC has translation MTIQRINPGNRLCDATIHNGVAYLAGQIPDDASLPIAAQTQSVLDQIDSVLALAGSDKSRILSATIYLSSMGDFAAMNAVWDAWMGTTGIGPARATVEARLAKPEIKVEIMVIAAIA, from the coding sequence ATGACCATCCAGCGCATAAACCCCGGTAACCGCCTGTGCGATGCCACCATCCACAACGGCGTGGCCTACCTGGCCGGGCAAATCCCCGACGATGCCAGCCTGCCCATCGCCGCCCAAACGCAAAGCGTGCTGGACCAGATCGACAGCGTGCTGGCCCTGGCCGGTAGCGACAAGTCGCGCATCCTGAGCGCCACCATCTACCTCTCCAGCATGGGCGACTTCGCCGCCATGAACGCGGTGTGGGACGCCTGGATGGGCACCACCGGCATCGGCCCCGCCCGCGCCACGGTAGAAGCGCGGCTGGCCAAGCCGGAGATCAAAGTGGAGATCATGGTGATCGCGGCCATCGCCTGA
- the eutC gene encoding ethanolamine ammonia-lyase light chain — protein MNVISNPWQALRQLTAARIALGRSGISLPTAPQLDFQLDHARARDAVHLPLDTASLVQALGAVLPGHPDALPLASAAPDRSTYLQRPDLGRRLNTASHDKLAGLYQPVCPYDLALVVVDGLSALAIAQNAAPFIHALLQRLETEDWSIAPTTIVSQGRVAVGDEVGQLLGAKAVVVLVGERPGLSAPDSMGLYLTWAPQVGLTDADRNCISNVRPEGLSYFDAAYKLHMLLRESRKRQLSGVDLKDETVEVLDEGAAVGRRFLLA, from the coding sequence ATGAACGTGATTTCCAACCCCTGGCAGGCCCTGCGCCAGCTGACTGCCGCCCGCATCGCGCTGGGCCGCAGCGGCATCAGCCTGCCCACCGCCCCGCAGCTGGACTTCCAGCTCGACCACGCCCGGGCCCGCGATGCCGTGCACCTGCCCCTGGACACCGCCAGCCTGGTGCAGGCCCTGGGTGCCGTCTTGCCCGGCCACCCCGATGCCCTGCCACTGGCCAGCGCCGCCCCCGACCGCAGCACCTACCTGCAGCGCCCCGACCTGGGCCGCCGCCTGAACACCGCCTCGCACGACAAGCTGGCCGGGCTGTACCAGCCCGTATGCCCTTACGACCTGGCCCTGGTGGTGGTGGACGGCCTGTCGGCCCTGGCCATTGCCCAGAACGCCGCCCCCTTCATCCACGCCCTGCTGCAACGCCTGGAGACCGAAGACTGGTCCATCGCCCCCACCACCATCGTCAGCCAGGGCCGCGTGGCGGTGGGCGACGAGGTGGGGCAGCTGCTGGGGGCCAAAGCCGTGGTGGTGCTGGTGGGCGAACGCCCGGGCCTGAGCGCGCCCGACAGCATGGGCCTGTACCTCACCTGGGCCCCGCAAGTGGGCCTGACCGATGCCGACCGCAACTGCATCTCCAACGTGCGCCCCGAAGGCCTGTCGTACTTCGATGCCGCCTACAAGCTGCACATGCTGCTGCGCGAATCCCGCAAGCGGCAGTTGTCAGGGGTGGATTTGAAGGATGAGACGGTGGAGGTGCTGGACGAGGGTGCGGCGGTGGGGAGGCGGTTTTTGCTGGCGTGA
- the topB gene encoding DNA topoisomerase 3, translated as MTKTLVIAEKPSVAQDIVRALTPTAGKFEKFDEYFESEKYVVTSAVGHLLEIQAPEEFDVKRGKWSFAHLPVIPPYFDLKPVDKTKTRLNAVVKQAKRKDVTDIINACDAGREGELIFRLIEQYAGGTNPLNKPVRRLWLQSMTPQAIRDGFGALRSEAQMQGLADAARSRSEADWLVGINGTRAMTAFNSRDGGFFLTTVGRVQTPTLSVVVEREEKIRKFVSRDYWEIHGSFQAEAGAYPGKWFDPQFKKPPPGPDGQPDPEQRADRVWNAAEAQAIANAARGKPATVTEESKPTTQASPALFDLTSLQREANSRFGFSAKTTLALAQSLYERHKALTYPRTDSRALPEDYLPVVHQTMAMLADSGMAHLAPFAKQAVANNYVKPTKRVFDNSKVSDHFAIIPTLQAPTGLSEAEQRLYDFVVRRFLSVFFPSAEYQITTRISTVALEAKKYAFRTDGKVLVKPGWMAIYGKEAVTDDDEKDGKNLVLVKPGEVVQTIAADPKALKTRPPARYSEATLLGAMEGAGKTIDDDELREAMQEKGLGTPATRASIIEGLIAEKYLLREGREMLPTAKAFQLMTLLRGLGVEELSKAELTGEWEYKLAQMERGQLSRESFMAEIAGMTERLVKKAKEYDRDTIPGDYITLATPCPNCGGIVKENYRRYTCTGADGHSDGCGFSFGKSPAGRTFERAEVEQFMRDRKIGPLDGFRSKAGWPFTAEMTIKFDEETQNYKLEFDFGDDKKGEESGELVDFTGIPSLGNCPKCGSPVHEHGANFVCEKTVPTLAQPTPSCDFKSGKVILQQPVENAQMAKLLATGKTDLLDKFVSMRTRRAFKAHLAWDAEAGKVNFEFAPSKFPPRPGAAAKFAAKAAPAKKAVPAKKVAAAKKVPAKKAAAKKASTSTGGLTPSAALAAVVGAEALPRPQVIKKLWDYIKANNLQDAANKRNINADALLAPVFGKPQINMFELTGLIGKHLA; from the coding sequence ATGACAAAGACATTGGTGATTGCAGAAAAACCGTCTGTTGCACAAGACATCGTGCGGGCACTCACGCCCACGGCGGGCAAGTTTGAAAAGTTCGACGAGTATTTCGAGAGCGAGAAGTACGTGGTCACCAGCGCGGTGGGCCATTTGCTGGAAATCCAGGCCCCGGAAGAGTTCGATGTGAAGCGCGGCAAGTGGAGCTTTGCGCACCTGCCGGTGATTCCGCCGTATTTCGACCTCAAACCCGTCGACAAAACCAAAACCCGCCTCAACGCCGTGGTCAAACAGGCCAAGCGCAAGGACGTGACCGACATCATCAACGCCTGCGATGCGGGCCGCGAGGGGGAGCTGATCTTTCGCCTGATCGAGCAGTACGCGGGCGGCACAAATCCCCTGAATAAGCCGGTGCGCCGCCTGTGGCTGCAGTCCATGACCCCGCAGGCCATCCGCGACGGCTTTGGCGCGCTGCGCTCCGAGGCGCAGATGCAGGGCCTGGCCGATGCGGCCCGCTCGCGCTCCGAGGCCGACTGGCTGGTGGGCATCAACGGCACCCGCGCCATGACCGCGTTCAACTCGCGCGACGGCGGCTTCTTCCTGACCACCGTGGGCCGGGTGCAAACCCCCACCCTGTCGGTGGTGGTGGAGCGCGAGGAAAAAATCCGCAAGTTCGTCAGCCGCGACTACTGGGAAATCCACGGCAGCTTCCAGGCCGAGGCCGGTGCCTACCCCGGCAAGTGGTTCGACCCGCAGTTCAAAAAGCCGCCACCGGGTCCTGATGGCCAGCCCGACCCCGAGCAGCGCGCCGACCGCGTGTGGAACGCCGCCGAGGCCCAGGCCATTGCCAACGCCGCCCGGGGCAAGCCCGCCACCGTCACGGAAGAAAGCAAGCCCACCACGCAGGCTTCGCCTGCCCTGTTCGACTTGACCTCGCTGCAGCGCGAGGCCAACAGCCGCTTTGGTTTTAGTGCCAAGACCACGCTGGCCCTGGCGCAAAGCCTGTACGAGCGCCACAAGGCCCTGACCTACCCGCGTACCGACTCCCGCGCCCTGCCGGAAGACTATCTGCCCGTGGTGCACCAAACCATGGCCATGCTGGCCGACAGCGGCATGGCGCACCTGGCCCCGTTTGCCAAGCAAGCGGTAGCGAACAATTACGTCAAGCCGACCAAGCGCGTGTTCGACAACAGCAAGGTCAGCGACCACTTTGCCATCATCCCCACGCTGCAAGCCCCCACGGGCCTGAGCGAGGCCGAGCAGCGCCTGTACGACTTTGTGGTGCGCCGCTTCTTGTCGGTGTTCTTCCCCAGCGCCGAATACCAGATCACCACGCGTATCAGCACCGTCGCCTTGGAAGCAAAAAAATACGCCTTCCGCACCGACGGCAAGGTGCTGGTCAAGCCCGGTTGGATGGCCATCTACGGCAAGGAAGCCGTCACCGACGACGATGAAAAAGACGGCAAGAACCTGGTGCTGGTCAAGCCCGGCGAGGTGGTGCAGACCATCGCCGCCGACCCCAAGGCCCTGAAAACCCGCCCCCCCGCGCGCTACTCCGAAGCCACCCTGCTGGGGGCCATGGAAGGCGCTGGCAAGACCATCGACGACGACGAGCTGCGCGAAGCCATGCAGGAAAAAGGCCTGGGCACACCGGCCACCCGCGCCTCCATCATCGAAGGCCTGATCGCCGAGAAATACCTGCTGCGCGAGGGCCGCGAAATGCTGCCCACCGCCAAGGCCTTCCAGCTGATGACGCTGTTGCGCGGCCTGGGCGTGGAAGAGCTGTCCAAGGCCGAACTCACCGGCGAATGGGAATACAAGCTGGCGCAAATGGAGCGCGGCCAGTTGAGCCGCGAAAGCTTCATGGCCGAGATTGCAGGCATGACCGAGCGCCTGGTCAAGAAGGCCAAGGAATACGACCGCGACACCATCCCCGGCGACTACATCACCCTGGCCACACCCTGCCCCAACTGCGGCGGCATCGTCAAAGAAAACTACCGCCGCTACACCTGCACCGGGGCCGACGGCCACAGCGACGGCTGCGGTTTCTCGTTCGGCAAATCGCCTGCGGGCCGCACCTTCGAGCGCGCCGAGGTCGAGCAGTTCATGCGCGACCGCAAGATCGGCCCGCTGGACGGCTTCCGCTCCAAGGCCGGCTGGCCGTTCACCGCCGAGATGACCATCAAGTTCGACGAGGAAACCCAGAACTACAAGCTGGAGTTCGACTTTGGCGACGACAAAAAGGGCGAAGAATCCGGCGAGCTGGTGGACTTTACCGGCATCCCCTCGCTGGGCAACTGCCCCAAATGCGGCAGCCCGGTGCACGAGCACGGCGCGAATTTTGTGTGCGAAAAGACCGTGCCCACGCTGGCCCAGCCCACCCCCAGCTGCGATTTCAAGAGCGGCAAGGTCATCCTGCAGCAGCCGGTAGAAAACGCCCAGATGGCCAAGCTGCTGGCCACCGGCAAGACCGACCTGCTCGACAAGTTCGTCTCCATGCGCACCCGCCGCGCCTTCAAGGCCCACCTGGCCTGGGACGCGGAAGCCGGCAAGGTGAACTTTGAATTTGCCCCCAGCAAGTTCCCGCCACGCCCCGGTGCCGCGGCCAAATTTGCGGCCAAGGCGGCCCCTGCGAAAAAGGCCGTTCCGGCCAAGAAGGTCGCTGCTGCGAAAAAAGTACCTGCCAAGAAGGCCGCTGCCAAAAAAGCCAGCACCAGCACCGGCGGCCTCACCCCCAGCGCTGCCCTGGCCGCCGTGGTGGGGGCCGAGGCCCTGCCGCGCCCGCAGGTCATCAAAAAGCTGTGGGACTACATCAAGGCCAACAACCTGCAAGATGCCGCCAACAAGCGCAACATCAACGCCGACGCGCTGCTGGCCCCGGTGTTCGGCAAGCCGCAGATCAACATGTTTGAGCTGACCGGGCTGATTGGCAAGCACCTGGCGTAG
- the gstB_3 gene encoding glutathione S-transferase GST-6.0 has translation MKLFYSPGACSLAPHIVLREAGAAFTVEQVDLGKHVTAAGGDYYAVTPKGQVPLLQLDDGAVLSEGPVICQYVADQAGNTALLPAAGSMARYRVMEWQNYVTAELHKGFSPLFNPAFAADAKATHAQMLRKKFVWVDSKLAGRDYLTGSDFTVADAYLFAVSGWAPMVKLDLSDLSHLQAFRARVAARPAVRQTLQAEGLIPA, from the coding sequence ATGAAACTGTTTTACTCCCCTGGCGCTTGCTCATTGGCCCCCCACATCGTGTTGCGTGAGGCGGGTGCCGCGTTCACCGTAGAGCAAGTCGACCTGGGCAAGCATGTGACCGCCGCCGGAGGCGACTACTACGCCGTCACCCCCAAAGGCCAGGTGCCCCTGCTGCAACTCGACGACGGCGCGGTGCTCAGCGAAGGCCCCGTCATTTGCCAGTACGTCGCCGACCAGGCAGGCAACACCGCGTTGCTGCCTGCTGCGGGCAGCATGGCGCGCTACCGCGTCATGGAGTGGCAGAACTACGTCACCGCCGAGCTGCACAAGGGCTTTTCGCCCCTGTTCAACCCGGCTTTTGCCGCCGACGCCAAGGCAACGCATGCCCAGATGCTGCGCAAGAAATTCGTCTGGGTCGACAGCAAGCTGGCCGGGCGCGATTACCTGACCGGTAGCGACTTCACCGTGGCCGATGCCTACCTGTTCGCCGTCAGCGGCTGGGCCCCCATGGTGAAACTGGACTTGTCGGACCTGTCCCACCTGCAGGCATTCCGCGCCCGTGTGGCCGCCCGACCCGCGGTGCGCCAGACCCTGCAGGCCGAAGGTTTGATTCCCGCGTAA
- the birA gene encoding bifunctional ligase/repressor BirA, producing the protein MIWPAESIWEAVYPLLPDFTVEVLPQIDSTNSELMRRVRAGHLEPTLLVAEQQTAGRGRLGRDWHSAVGDSLTFSLALPLAPADWSGLSLAVGVAVAQSLHPDLQLKWPNDLWLQGRKLGGILIETAGQGDQRVAVIGIGLNIAPPASDKAAGLSTAPAWLQEVLPGVDAGAALLRIAAPLVQALKAFELAGFAPFQPQFAQRDLLLDRAITLSNGTVGMARGVDALGGLRVQTPEGMQTVTSAEVSVRPAQEAD; encoded by the coding sequence ATGATCTGGCCCGCCGAATCCATATGGGAAGCCGTCTACCCGCTGCTGCCCGACTTCACCGTCGAGGTGCTGCCGCAGATCGACTCCACCAACAGCGAGCTGATGCGCCGGGTGCGCGCCGGGCACCTGGAGCCCACCCTGCTGGTGGCCGAGCAGCAAACCGCAGGCCGGGGCCGCCTGGGCCGCGACTGGCACAGCGCGGTAGGCGACTCGTTGACCTTTTCGCTGGCGCTGCCGCTGGCCCCCGCCGACTGGTCGGGCCTGTCGCTGGCCGTGGGCGTGGCCGTGGCGCAAAGCCTGCACCCGGATTTGCAGCTGAAATGGCCCAACGATCTGTGGCTGCAGGGCCGCAAGCTGGGCGGCATCCTGATCGAGACCGCAGGCCAGGGCGACCAGCGCGTGGCCGTGATCGGCATTGGCCTGAACATCGCCCCCCCTGCATCGGATAAGGCCGCCGGCCTGTCCACCGCCCCCGCCTGGCTGCAAGAGGTGCTGCCGGGCGTGGATGCCGGTGCTGCCCTGCTGCGCATCGCCGCCCCGCTGGTGCAGGCCCTGAAAGCCTTTGAACTGGCCGGGTTCGCCCCGTTCCAGCCCCAGTTTGCCCAGCGCGACCTGCTGCTGGACCGGGCCATCACCCTGAGCAATGGCACCGTGGGCATGGCGCGCGGCGTGGACGCACTGGGCGGCCTGCGGGTGCAAACCCCCGAGGGCATGCAGACGGTGACCAGCGCCGAAGTCAGCGTGCGCCCCGCCCAAGAGGCCGACTGA